The genomic interval GTGGGCAGTGTTGGAGGATCGCTGTCCCATGATCACAGTTGTAAAAAGTGGTTATGTCACTGGGGTTGGGGAAAATGCCCTGACTCTTTCCATTACAGATATTACCGATAGCGGTAGGATCGGCTGTGGGaattgtggttgtggttgtgggagttgtggtcgtagtagtgggagttgtggttgtagtagtgggagttgtagtagtgggagttgtggttgtagtagtgggagttgtggttgtagtagtgggagttgtggttgtagtagtgggagttgtagtagtgggagttgtggttgtagtagtgggagttgtagtagtgggagttgtggttgtagtagtgggagttgtggttgtagtagtgggagttgtagtagtgggagttgtggttgtagtagtgggagttgtagtagtgggagttgtggttgtagtagtgggagttgtagtagtgggagttgtggttgtagtagtgggagttgtggttgtagtagtgggagttgtagtagtgggagttgtggttgtagtagtgggagttgtagtagtgggagttgtggttgtagtagtgggagttgtagtagtgggagttgtggttgtagtagtgggagttgtggttgtagtagtgggagttgtagtggtgggagttgtggttgtagtagtgggagttgtggttgtagtagtgggagttgtagtggtgggagttgtggttgtagtagtgggagttgtagtggtgggagttgtgattgtagtagtgggagttgtagtggtgggagttgtggttgtggtagtaggagttgtggttgtagttgtgggagttgtggttgtggtagaAGGAGTTGTGGTTATGGGAGTTGTGGTGTTGGGGATTGTTGTAGTGGTAGTGGTAGTTGGAGAACCTAAAAacgtaaaacaaaaacaaaaaaatattatcaccACATCAATTTAGAGTTCAAAACAGAGGGCACACAACTGCACTATACAGAACAATGATAAATGAATGATGAGGGCattcaatttaataaaaaacaccacCCACTACAGGATACTACAGTTGACTGTTTCATGTTCTCACTTTGAACCAGGAGAGTATTCAGGTGGCTGATGAAGGGACAGTTGCCTTGGTTACAGTATTCCCCACTGAAGTCATccaggtccagagaccagaCAAAGGCTCCTCCAAAGTTTTTTGCTTTTAGGTAACTGACCTGAGACAATGAAGAGGACAACACTTCAGCAGCTGAAGTCATGttgacaaaatacaataaatgtcTAAATGGATTTCTCTACAGTCAAAGTTTGCAAGGTTATTACTGATATTAACAGATGGTTACCTTTGAACTAAGGCTTTCCTTGTTATCGAATCCAAcccactgtttttttgtgacgGCATATGGAACTCTCTGATCATTAATCATGTGGACTGTAGCCCCTTCAGTGTAAAGGCAAGTCTGAAAAGAAGTTTTAAATAACATATTTAGATATGAATGAAGTACAGTTAAATCTGTTATGCTTTATTCAGAGCAAACAATAAATGTTTGCCTCATGCTTACCAATCAAGTTTGGCCGTTGGCCTGTTTTTGGTGCAAATGGGTAACGGACTAACTCTATAAGGCATTTACCACTGATGGTTCAGTAAAGTAAAGTACAACTGATTTACTGTTTTAATGAATTTTGTATCCCACAACTCCACGTGCCcacagacagcaaaaaaaaggttaaatttATGACTCTTGGCTCTTCACAATGATCTCAATGTTGATAGGGTTTCGCAACACAGCGTTATGTGAGTTTCTTTTGAGTTGAGACATTTCCAactgtataaaaataatataataatacctCATAAAAGGCCCAGAATCCTTCTTCACCAGTGTAGCAGCCTTCTTCACCAGTGCCACTGGCTGGTGCTCCAACACCACTGGCTGCAGTGGAGAGGGTAAAAGCTCGCCCATAGGCCGCTAGTCCCAAGTTTAGCAACTGTGCAGGTGCTCCCTGGTCCAACCAGTGCTGCATGGCAGAGTCCTGAAATGTGGGGGGAAACCATCTAGGATGAGAGGACATGTCTTAATAAATAGACTTTCAGGCAGTTTATTTATAAATCTTgctatttacagtatttgagtAGATCTTGTCTCCAGTATCTTGGGATCCAAGGTATAAGGGGCTGTGATGTCCCGTGACATTTTCCCAAGGGCCACGAAAGTCAAATGTCAGCACATTAATGAAGTCCAGGCTCCTGAAAGAATGTAGAGAAAGTTATGTTGACCAATGCAGATAATCCAAAGTTTAATGTAAAGATTCATGACATTACAATGTGTTTTACGTTGCAATCTGTGCGACTTCGTAACTGGCATCGATGACTGCTTTCTCAGCAGAGACACTAGCCGTGAGGATCAATCTGTCACGCTGAGTGTTTGTTACTTCAGCTGCAAAGGCATCTTTGAGCTCCTatacaacaaaagaagaatGGTTCACTCAAGTTTAAGAtcctactgtatataaacatgtatCTTACAGCATATTTCTGAGAATCCTAGAACAGAAGGTCTGACCTGGCACAACAGTGTAAATTTCTGCTTGTTGTCtggttgacttcctgttgttacAGGGAACCTCCAGTCCAGGTTGAGCCCATCAAACCCATAGAACCTCAGTAGTGTGATCGCAGACTGGATGAAGGTTGTTCTGTATTGTTGTGTTGACACCATCCTACTGAATCtggtaaacatttaaaacagtgCTCTCAAGATCCAcataattataatatacagATAATGTCATATTTAGTGTACTACAAAATAGGAGgagtaaaatagaaataacaatGCTTGTTAAATTACAGTTGCTTCCAGTTTTCATTCGATGCAAAAATGCAACAGTTAGATATATGTAaagtaataagaaaaaaaattaacattaatcCAAActattgattatgtttttgcACACGATTAAATCTTTCAGTTAaatcccataatgcaacacaaagcCATCTGCATACCAAGGATACTGACCATGTTTGTaccagtgtctgtgtgttttttttgcagcaaaccACTGTGGTTACATATGATTTAATGGTCGTATCTGTTGTAAATactacatgtttttatttgcattattacatagttTCTGCAAAACTacactacacatttttttttgtacttatttatttattgatgttaTCAAAAAGTTGTATGTTACTTACTTTTGTGTGTTAAAGGTTATGCCACCAACTGCTAACAGGGTTTTGAGCTGTGGATTTCTGTGGGAGAATAAAACTTTAGATATACTTAtttaaggaaaaaataaatcttttaaatatatgaaatgcTAAAGATCTGACCTGAATTTTAGTCCATTGAAGAACAGGTAGCGTTGTTGGTCAGCTGTGCTTGTGGGTACGAGCTCATTGACATTGTTAATGTCAGAAAAGGCGTAGACCAGATGGGTACATTTGTTCGGATCAATATCAGAAATTGTGAACTTCCCATCCTCTGCTCTATTTTCAGCCAAGCTGTTATAGTAACATAccagcctggaggaggaagctggGATATGGAAAATAGAACAGTTCTTAAcagatttaattgtttttttatagacagcaatctcattgtttttctgcaaTTGTTGACTTAGAAACTGTATTTATCAACTGGAAAGACTAATGATTAAGATCAATAATACATGTAATAAACTTACCCAAGCTGGTGAAGATCAAGCAGAGACCTTCAAAGTGACAGAGTTGGTCAGAATGACTATTAACAACAAAGCTTAACTGGTCAGTTCATCCAAATCACAAGAAGAAAAGCCTCTCTCAGCTCCAGTATAGGATTTCTCGAGGTTATTGAGATGATGCTCCCCAATAAAATGGAGGTGAATGAAATTCCATTTTACAGTTCAAGAAGTGGAAGAGcaattgattgtgtttgttaATAAATGTAACCGTGTGACCTTATTGTAAAAGAAATGTACGCATGAATTAAGGGATTGCCAATGGTTCCACCGACTGTATCTTGTATGACACTATGCGCTTTTGATGATTTGGTTGAACTGAttatttaaaaaccttttaattgATCAGTGTGCCTTACCTGCTGTCAGAATTAGGTTGCGCATGTTGTCACtatatggatgaaaaaatagacaaattaaaataattatagtCATATAAAATACCATGAAATACAGACATgattcaaacaaatcctcactCTCAGCACTCATAAAGCTCTCtaaaaacatatacagtatacccATAATGTGTGACGTTGTTGCGACCCTAGTTTTCAAAACATCTTCAGAGATAACAGCTGCATTGTAAATTAACACATCGTGATTACACCTCTGCCACAACAGTAACACTTTTTTGGAGGTcagattacatttctttaaatttcaTATTTACAACATAGAGAATCTAGTCCTACACTACCaggtctgatctgaactgagCAGATTGGTTACTGTATGCCTAAATCAATCATGTTTGATCAATGTCTTGCCCGTGTTGTGCAAAAGCTCTTCTTCAAGCCTGACAATAATTATCAGTATCCCAATCACACAATCATCCtaacatacatacacaacatACATAATTCAAAGAGGTACAGTGTCTGCTGTTTCACCTCCTGAAAGTTTAGCGAGTGAGTTAGTTAGAGAGCCTGAGCAGGTTTAGCAAAGCAACAGTTACATCTGTGAAAACGTGCTACAATAAAACTGGAGCAAGAGGAATActtacaaagacaaagaagagagaagCTTGTCCAGTCTCGAATGGGACTGATGGGTGACTGATGGATTTCTGGCTGTTAAgttgtgtttatactgtatCTCTTCAGGTGTGGTGGTTAAAGTAGGGTGTGGGTCACTAATGCAGGATTGCAACGTCCAAAGCAATTAAACACTTATAGAGAGGTGGACAAAATGACTTAACCACAGGTTTATTAGAGTAATTTTGAGGTACGGTTCTTGGACCATTTTTTCTATCCATATGCTGCGAAACAACTGCATTTCAATGATTtggcaaatgaaacaaatccaTCCTTTGTCCCTTGGGTCGCTAAAATAACATTGTGATAATATGACAAAAGAATATCATACTTTCATAGTAAAGAGAAATGTTAGACCGtagtaataaaaagaaatcttaCAGCCAAAGCTGTTTTAAGAggttttaaaaactgttaagCCTAGTTCATCTGCGACCAAGTTCAACTCCAAGTCTCAAGtcctcatttttttgtgtttactttttgagtttaaatattaaacataaacTGTCAGTTGTAATCATTCATCCAGGCAAGTTTTCATCCCCAGTTGCTCATGGACTTCCTGAAATCAACAAATAATGCTTGACACAACGTCATGATATGATGCGGTACGTCTAATTACAATAAGGGCATAGGGTAAATATAAACGAACAGAACAAGGTAAGAATAAATGGATATGAGCAACAACAGCATTGTCGTGTAAGGCACGTCTAATtacacagtttaaaaataaaccaattAAGGACACACTCGCACCAAAGTTTAGATTTGATAACTAAGAAAGTAATCATTTACATATCAGAAGTATCATCGCGTAGGGTATATCCCTAAACAATGGcagacacgcacagacacacccaAACTCCATTGTTGTTATTCATACATGTTAACAAATTGTACTGAGTACAAGGGATTACTAAGCACTGACGCTCAGTCTCTctgaattacatttatatacaacTTATTTgccaaatcaaacatttcacttttggaccccactgtactgttttgaaatgtttggaattcaattatgttttaattatcAACacaatgaggaaatattcatttgaaaaatacatttcagtagTTTTCACCGTATAAGCAGTCGTTTTATTCTTTTGGTTATATAAAAAGTGCTGCTTAGTCTCTGACATTCTCTTTAAAATACACTCTCCCCTACTGTGGCAGGCAAAACAGCTGATGGACATCAGCCTTTATTAAGCACATTGCACAGACTGGACCTTTGTCACACAGGAAAAGAGACTTGTCTCAGCCTAAATCCATTTAACACTGCAGAGTGAAGTAGTGAATCTTCCAATGCAGGGGTTTTGCGCTGATGTCAGGAAATGTTTGACAAACAAGTTTTGCTCCAGGGTTCCTCAACGCATACTTTCATTCCCGTGTATTTCTTTAACACCTGATCAAGCAACATAGAATCACTAAACATGTAGGACACCAGCAAAACTCTGTGATGTCACCTCATCATCAAAGTtgatgtttaaaacaaatgggGGGTTAGGTATGGGCTGGGGTCTCGATAACCGCCCATCCACAACCTTtaacatatgaaatatatttctacAAAATCTGTTTAAGTACACACTTTTTTCACTTGGGTGTTCTTTGCTGGTTTGTGAAGCCAGCCCCCCCTGCTGGTGATAACTGGTAACTGACTGTCTGATGAGAAGTGATGTGCGACGGTGTGCGTAGCAATAGCTTTGTTACGAGTGGTCTGTGCGTGaatgaaagagtgaaaaaaaacataaacactacCACTACCAAGAACACAGCTACACCCAGGACTCTGTGAGTCCAAGATACATACTAATCCATCATAGACAGATCAGTGCCCAGTTTTGGCATACTTTCATTCCCCCCCCTCTACACAGGGTCCTCTATAATAAACCTGTTTAACTccaggttatttgttcaaatttttacagttttttttttgatttggacaGTAGCCTGGCTGCTGCcgttgagttagccatgatgctaacgctgcgGCTAGCTAatgctaggagccagaaaacgagGCAGGAGCTACAGTgaacaaacttctttcttctcctctgttatctccaaagtggagTTGACGACTTCcccaggagctctgaggaaaagaatCCGCGTTCTCACGACAGCGACCAAACAATAGTACGACCTGGAACCACTAGAGCGGCACAAaatttgtttgtatatatatataatatatacataacaCTAATTACACCAATTACAACATGTTTTGACCCTGACCCCTTTTTTCAGTAGGAACAAACATTACCACTTATGAAGAGGAGTATTGTAAATCCTCAACTCTTTAGGACCAGTCACAGCATTTACAGCTTTGCTTTGGAGATCAAACCAGTTTGGCAGGATTGGATGAACAATCTCTCACTGCCATAGTATTAATGAGTGAGTGGGTTTTTGAGCACGGTTAGGCCATAAAATAGGTcccaaaagacaaagagaaataaaaaatccttaCAAATACAGTAATGTCCTCACACCTTTCACACCAGAATATTGGATTAAGTGCTCTGTAACGCTGCTAGATCATTGCATCATCATGTTATTATCACTGACTGCTACTACGACTTAAAGCACCAAGCGTACTGAAAGAATGGTCACATTGATTGAATGTGATAATGTTTAAAGCAGAAGTGTATTCAGGTGGTTGATGAGGggactgttgctatggttacagAACTTTCTTCTAAAGTAGTccaggtccagagaccagaCAAAGTCTTCTCCAGAGTCCAACAGGGGTCGGTTGCACCATTGGTCTTACGCCTGGTCTTAAGCTAAGTCGGTCATGTTTGGTTTAAGTGAAAAGTTTATCAAAGGT from Scophthalmus maximus strain ysfricsl-2021 chromosome 3, ASM2237912v1, whole genome shotgun sequence carries:
- the LOC118317026 gene encoding chitotriosidase-1-like — protein: MPSSSRLVCYYNSLAENRAEDGKFTISDIDPNKCTHLVYAFSDINNVNELVPTSTADQQRYLFFNGLKFRNPQLKTLLAVGGITFNTQKFSRMVSTQQYRTTFIQSAITLLRFYGFDGLNLDWRFPVTTGSQPDNKQKFTLLCQELKDAFAAEVTNTQRDRLILTASVSAEKAVIDASYEVAQIATSLDFINVLTFDFRGPWENVTGHHSPLYLGSQDTGDKIYSNTDSAMQHWLDQGAPAQLLNLGLAAYGRAFTLSTAASGVGAPASGTGEEGCYTGEEGFWAFYETCLYTEGATVHMINDQRVPYAVTKKQWVGFDNKESLSSKVSYLKAKNFGGAFVWSLDLDDFSGEYCNQGNCPFISHLNTLLVQSSPTTTTTTTIPNTTTPITTTPSTTTTTPTTTTTTPTTTTTTPTTT